In the Ictalurus punctatus breed USDA103 chromosome 7, Coco_2.0, whole genome shotgun sequence genome, one interval contains:
- the LOC128632973 gene encoding uncharacterized protein LOC128632973: MMEHHLKLNLAKSELLVIPAYPSINHNLTVQLGSTTLKPTRTARNLGVIIDSLTFTNYISTTARSCRFILYNIKKIRPYLTEQATQLLVQALVISKLDYCNSLLSGLLASCIKPLQMIQNAAARLVFNQPKRTHVTPLFISLHWLPVATRIKFKALMLTYMTLSGTAPPYLNTLLKAYVPSRNLQSINDRRLLAPTQRGSRSL; the protein is encoded by the coding sequence atgatggaacaccaccttaagctcaacctggcaaaatctgagcttctcgtcatcccagcctatccctcaatcaaccacaacctcactgtacagctcggctcaaccacactcaagccaaccaggacagccaggaaccttggggtgattatcgacagcttgacctttacaaaCTACATCTCAActactgcacggtcctgtaggttcatcctgtacaacatcaagaaaatcagaccctacctcactgaacaggctacacaactactagtccaggctcttgttatctcaaaactggactactgcaactcactactctcgggcctcctaGCCAGCtgcatcaaaccccttcaaatgattcagaatgcagcagcacgcctcgtcttcaaccagcccaagagaacccatgtcacacccctcttcatctccctccactggcttcctgtagccacccgcatcaaattcaaggccttgatgctcacctacatgaccttgtctggaacagcacccccctacctcaacactctcctgaaggcatatgttccctcacgcaatctgcaatcaatcaacgaccgacgcttattagcacctactcagcgtggctcaaggtccctttga